The stretch of DNA CCTCGGAAAACGAATCGGCCAGCGCATCCGCGAGCTTCGTACGCAGAGGCCGGAGCGGTGGACGCAGGAAGAGCTCGCGGAGCGGGCTCAGATCAGCGTCTCCTTCCTTTCCATGATCGAACGCGGCGAGCGTGTCCCTCATGTGGAGACCCTCGCCGCCCTGGCCAACGCCCTTGGCGTCAGCCTGGGAGAGTTGTTCACGGGAACGGAGCAGACCCTTGCCCAGACGGAGGACCTGCTGCGTCCCCTGTCTGATTTCGCGCGCGCCCGGGGCCTCACCGCACGGGACGTGGACCGCCTGCTCGGGGTCGCCCGGGTGATGTTCAGCGGCACCATCGCGTGAATCCCACCCTCAAGGGGCCCTGGCTGGACGCAAGGGGCCCCTCGGTCCTCCTGTCCTGTCCTTGACTGGACGGTAGGTAGACCGGGAAGATGGCGGAAATGCGCTGTGCGCCGCGTGCGCACAGCGTGCTTCCTTCTTCGTCCAAGGAGTCTTCGCTGATGCGTCCGGGTCTTGCCTCGTGGATGGCCCTCACGAGCATGGTGTTGTTGGCGTGTTCCTCGCCAGCTCCCGCCACGCTTGAATTCGTGGATCAGAATCCGGCCAGGCCGCGGCTGGGTGAGATCACCACCCTGCGGTTCCGGGCGGTGGACTCGCGTGGCATGCCGCAAGCCGGCACGCAGGTGCGGTTCTCACTGCAGTCCGAGGTGCCGGGGGTCCAACTGTCGCCGACCGAGGGGACGACCAACCCCGGGGACGGCATCGTGTCCATGCAGGTGACGGCCACGGGAGGCCGCGTCACCTCCGTGGTGGTGGTCGCCTCGGCGGGTGAGGGAGCGGAGGCCAAGTCGGTCATCTCTCCTGTGATCAGCTTCGCGGGCACCAACTCGAGCTCCCGCCAGCTCACCTTCCAGTGTGGCTCGTGGTCCGGTGAGGCCTCCGGTCTGCACCACGCCATCGGCGCGTGGGACGAGGCGCGCTCGCTCATCGCCGGCGTGAAGGTGAACTGCATCGCCCACGTGGGTGATCGCAACGGCGACGGCATCGAGGGCGCCCAGGTGTCCTTCCTGACGGAGGCCGGCACCATCGGTCCCACCGCCACGTCCCTCACGGACGTCGTGGGCAACGCGCAGGTGCTCTACAAGACTTCGCTGCCCTTGCCGCAGGACGTGGACCCGGGTGAGTTCACCTGGAACCCCACCAACGACGCCACGCACACGGGCGAGTACCTGGCGCCGCTGTGGATGCAGCCCTTCCTGTGGGAGCAGAACCCGCTGGCCGCGCACGGCACCCCGGCGCAGCCCCAGTCGAACCGGCCCGAGCCCCAGCGCGCCGACCCCATCCGCCCCAACAAGATCAACAACCCGCGCGACAACCTGGTCTCGCTCATCGCCGTCACCTCCGGCGAGGAGGCCTTCAGCGACGACAACAACAACGGCCAGTGGGACACGGGTGAGGCCTTCGTGGACCTGACCGAGCCCTTTGTCGACAACAACGACAACGGCACGTGGGATCCGGGCGAGCGCTTCGTGGACACCAACGGCAACGGCCGCTGGGATGGCAAGAACGGCGTCCACGACACCAGCACGCTCATCTGGGTGCAGGAGCGCATCCTCTGGACGGGCGTGCCGCACTCGCTGGACCGCCCGGATACGGTGCGTCAGATTTCGCCGCCGCCCCCGGCCACCAACGTCGGCATCGACCACTTCGGCTCGGCCAGCGCCACGTTCCTGGTGGCGGACCCCTGGTACAACATGATCGCCCAGAACTCGCAGGGTGACGGTTGCAACGCCGGCGCGGAGGGCCCGATTGAAATCGAGCCGGCCATCACGGGCGCCATCCCGCTGACCTACCCGTCGTACGCCGTCGTGCGCTACCTCATCAAGGACAAGCATGACGTCTCCCAGGAGCCTCAGCCGGGGCCGTTCCCCCAGCCCATCCCCTGGAAGTCGGACGCGGTCTGCACGTACACGGCCGCCCAGCTCGACGGCCACAAGGTCCAGGTCGTCGCCCCCACCGTGACGGGCACCGTCCTCTAGTAGACGCGATTGACGCGGGCTCCCGGAGAAGTACCCATTGACCCCGGGAGCCCACGTTCGTAGGGTCCACCTCGGCTGATTGAAGAATCAACCGGCCGGTGGAGGACGTCGTGGGCCAGAGCAAGTCGGCGGCGGACAACGGCAACCGCGAGAGCGAGCGCCGCCGCACCATCCTGCGGGCGGCCATCGATGTGTTCGCCCGAAAGGGCTATCACGGCTGCCGCATCGCGGACGTGGCGAAGGAGGCTGGAGTCGCCTACGGCCTCGTCTACCACTACTTCAAGAACAAGGATGAGCTGCTGGAGACCGTGTTCGACACGGGCTGGAGCGGCTTCGTCACGCGCGTGCGCGCGGTGGTGGAGGGCGAGGGGGCGCTGGCGCAGAAGGTGCGCGGCGTGGTGGACGTGGCCTTCGAGGCGTACCGGGTGGACCCGCGCGCGGTGAAGGTCCTCATCCTGGAGATTGCCCGCAGCCCCGCGGGCTCCCGCATCAACCGGCAGACGGCCTTCGTGGACGCCATCCGCCTCTCCTCGGAGCTGTTCACCCGGGCGAAGGAGGCAGGGGAGCTGCGCGCGGACACGGACCCGCTCCTGTCGTCCGCGCTGCTCTTCGGCGCCATCGAGATGGGGCTGACGGCCTTCGTCACGGGGCTGGCCGACGCGCGCGACACCCAGGCGCTGGAGCGCGCGAAGGCGCAGATCGCCGAAACCTTCCTTCACGGCGTCCTGGCCGACGCGTCGCCAGGCGCGGAGTCCACTGCATGGAAGCCGGAGAAGTCGTCGGAGAAGTCCGCTACGAAGTCCAAGGTCCCCAAGCGCACCTGACCATCGACCGGCCCCGGGCGCGCAACGCCCTGTCGCCCACGGTGGTGAAGGCGCTGATGGATGGGTTGGACCGCGCGGACGCGGACCCCGCCGTGCGCGTGGTGGTGCTCACCGGCGCGGGTGAGAAGGTCTTCTGCGCGGGCGGGGACTTGGGGCAGATGGCCGGCGACGGCGGCTTCCTCTCCACGCATGACGGCCGCCGCTCCTACGGGAAGCTCTTGGCCCGGTTCCAGGAGGCGCGCAAGCCCACCGTGGCGCGCGTCAACGGGCACGCGCTGGCGGGCGGCCTGGGGCTGGTGCTCGCGTGTGACCTGGCCGTCGCGGTGGAGGGCGCGGACTTCGGTACGCCCGAAATCGACGTGGGCCTCTTCCCGATGATGATGATGGCGCTGCTCCAGCGTCACGTGGGCCGCAAGCGCGCGCTGGAGCTGGTGCTCACGGGGGACAAGCTGCCCGCGCGCGAGGCGCTCGCGCTGGGGCTGATCAACCGCGTGGTGCCCGCCGCGGAGCTGGACGGCGCGGTGGCGGCGCTGGCGGGGAAGCTCGCCGGCAAGAGCCAGGCGGTGCTCGCGCTGGGGCGCCGGGCCTTCTTCACCGCGGAGGACCTGCCGCTGCCCGCCGCGCTGGAGTTCCTCGCGTCCCAGCTGTCGCTCAACGTGCTCGCGGACGACGCGGGCGAGGGCGTCTCCGCCTTCCTGGAGAAGCGCCCGCCGAAGTGGAACGACCGCTAGCCGCGCGACGTCAGGGCGTGCCCAGTCGCGTCTCCCCGCTGGCGACGGCGGGGAGGGCGGGCGGGAAGAAGTCCAGACGCAAGAGCGACTCGCCGTCCACCCAGATGCCGTCCACCTTCACGCCCCAGTGGAGGTGGGGGCCGGTGACGCGGCCGGTGCTGCCCACCAGGCCCAGCTGCTGACCCTGCTGGAGCTTGTCGCCCTGCTTCACCTGGATGCGCGACAGGTGGAAGTACGCGGTGAAGAGGTCCCCGCCGTGGTGCACCAGCACCGTCTTGCCGGCGGAGTAGTTGTCGCGCGCCATCACCACCGTGCCCTCGTTGCTGGCCATCACCGGCGTGCCCGGGTCTCCGTCGATGTCCACGCCGAAGTGCTGGCTGGACAGCTTGCCGTTGAAGGTGCGCCGGTCTCCGAAGGGCGCGGTGATGCGGTCCTGCCGGGGCCAGGCGAAGTTCTGGGCGAAGTGGGGCGCGCTGAACGGCTGCGAGAAGGCGGTGGCGAAGGCGCGGCGGTCCGCGGCCATGCGCGCCTTCACCGAGGCGGGCGGCGCCACGTACTTGCCCGACACCTTCAGCTCGCGCGAGGGGTAGCCCGGCTCGACGATGTCCAGCGTGCCCATCAGCTCCAGCGGCGCGCCCGCGGACGCGCCGGGGCCCACCACGCGCACGGGCGCCGTGCCCGGCGTCAGCTCCACCGGCAGGCCCGTCACCGCGAGGAAGCCGTCACCCCACGCGAAGAAGCGCAGCGGGCGTCCCGCGAGCGTGCCCGCGGGCATCCCCGTCATGCCCCGCACCGTCACGATGACGGGGTCTCCCGGGCGCGCCGAGCCGGGCTGGAGCGAGAGCAGCGGCTGGCCCTGGGCTGTCGTCGACGCGGAGGAGGGGAGGGCCGCGGACGTCGGCGTCGGCTCGGAGGCCTGGGCCTTCGCACCGAGGGCGAGCAGCGCGAGCAGCAGGTGGGATGGCGCGGAATGAAACCAGCGGGCGGGGTGCGGAGCCATGGGCGTTCTTTACACCACGGATGGCCGGACTCTTCCCAGGGTGAGAAATCCGCGCATCGGACGCCTGCCTCCCTGCCCGGGAGCGCCCGTCGGGTCGCCTGCTGAACAGAGGCGCGTCGGCTGCCCACCGGGCCAGCGGGGCGCGCCTGGATTTGTCGGCACTTGAGCGACGCAGGGGCGCGGAATCGCGGGCCGGCGGGCTGGAGGGCAGGCAGCCGGCTGCATGTCGTGGCGTCAAGCCGTACCGGCGCGCCTCCAGGCTTCCTAGCTTCTGCTCGGACCCAATTACCTTGTGGAGATTCGCGGATGCCTCGTCCCTATAGCTTCGACCATTTCCAGGTTCCGAAGACGCTGCCGAAGCAGAGCCGCAGCCTGCGTCGACGGGACAAGGCGCACCTGGCGCAGTCCCGTGCGCAGCCAGAGGAACTGGCGGCGCGCGAGGGAGTCCACTACGGCAAGTCCTTCGCGGAGACGGAGGACCACTACAACGCCCGGCAGATGGAGGCGCAGCTCGAGGAGCTGGCCCGCCTGGAGCCGGATGGCAAGTTCTCCCACGGCACCTCCGCGCCCGCGCAGCGCGCCACGAAGCGCGCCTCGCGTGAGAAGGAGCAGCGCAAGGCGGAGCCCGTCGTCCGGAGCACCACGCCCATCGGCGCGCTGCCGCCCACGCGCGAGCAGCCTCCGCGCGGCCGGCTCCCGGACCTGCTCGACGAGGCGAACCGTCAGCTCCAGACGCTCAAGGGCGGACTGGGGGACGCGGCGAAGGCCGTGGCCCGGCTGGCGGTGCTGCCGCTGGAGGTGGTGCGGCTGGCGGCGCGGCGCCTCAATCCCCTCCACGGCTGAGCCCGCGCGCGTGGAGCTGACGCTCGTCTCGTACAACATCCACAGCGGCATCGGGACGGACGGCCGGTTCGACCTGGGCCGCGTGGGTGAGGTGCTCCGCGAGGTGGGCGCCGACATCGTCGCCCTGCAGGAGGTGGGCGACTTTCGCGCGCGCACCTCGCGGGAGGACCAACCCGAGCACCTGGCGGACGTGCTCGGCATGCACATGGCCTTCGGCCCCAACGTCGTGCGCAACGGCCGGCGCTATGGCAACGCCATCCTCACGCGGCTGCCCATCCTCCACTCGAAGAACTACGACCTGAGCGTGGGGCGGCGCGAGCCTCGGGGCGCGCTGCGGTGTGACCTGGACATGGGCGGGGGCCAGCAGCTCCACGTGTTCTCGCTCCACCTGGGCCTCCGGGTGTCGGAGCGGCGGCGGCAGGAGGCGCTGCTGCTCGGCTCGGACATCCTGCGGGACGCCGTGCGCAAGGACCCGGCGGTGGTGTGCGGGGACTTCAACTACTGGGGCAACGGCGCGGTGCCCTCGCTGGTGCGCAAGGCCATCCACGACGCCGCGCTGGAGCTGGGCACGCCGGCGCGCACCTATCCCACGCGGTGGCCCATGCTGCGCTTGGACCGCATCTACGTGGACTCGGGCGTCCGGCCGCTTCGAATCTTTCCCCACCGCACGGAGCTCAGCCGGGTGGCGTCGGACCACCTGCCGCTGGTGCTGCGCTTCCAGGCGCCCATCCTCTCCGAGAGCACGTCCGACTCTCCACCGGTGCAGCTCATCGGCTAGCGTGCGGGAACCGGCGTCACGTTGAGTGGCTGACGCTTGTGAACGCCGGACAGAAATGCCCCAGGGAGGTTGTCCCAAAGGGCAGGGGTGCCTAGGTTGGCGCCACTTCTGTGAGGACGCGAGCGCCGGCCGGAGAGTGAATGCACGTGGGGAGCGAACAGACGGAGCGTGGGCTCACCGCGCTCGTCGGCCGCATGGCGGACAGCTTCAGTCGGCTGGTGACCCAGCACCTGCAGCTGGCGCGCCTGGAGCTCGAGGAGGACCTGAAGTCCGCGAGCATGAACGTGGCGATGATCGCCGCCTTCGTGCCCTTCATCCTGGTGGGCTATGCCTTCGCGTGCGCGGCGCTCGCGGCGGTGTTGTTCCCCTGGCTGGGGTGGGCGGGAGCGTTCGGCGTGGTGGCGCTGCTCAACCTGGTGGCGGGTGGTGGCGGTGTGGCCTGGGCGCTGCACAAGCTGAAGACGCGGCGGATGATGGACGACACCACGGACGAGCTGTCGCGCAGCATGGCGGCGCTCACGGCCCCGGCCCCCATGTCCCTGGGCAACTCGCTGCAGGGTGGGGACGGTCATCTCTTCAAGGAGCCCCCGCATGGGCGCTAGCAACGGACATCCCAAGCCGACGGGGCCTCGCACGAGCGCGATGCTCCGTCAGGACATCGAGCGGACGCGCGCGGAGCTGGCCACGTCGGTGAGCGCGCTGCGCGAGGAGGTGGCGGTCGCCGCCGACTGGCGTGAGTGGGTGCGCCGTCATCCCTACGCGTGCGTGGGGGCGGCGTTCGCGGTGGGGATGTTGTTGGGCTCGCGTCGCTGAAGCGGCGCGCGTGGGCCCCGAGACTTTCGCAGTTCCATTTTTCGAATCGAGGAGAGCACGTTCATGGACATGAATCCGCAGCAGGTGGCCGACCGGGCCCGACAGCTCCAGGACCAGGTGTTGCCGCAGCTCGACGAGGCCCGGCAGAACCTGGTGGACATGAACCACCGCGTGGTGAGCTTCATCCGCGCCAACCCCGGCACGTGTCTGTTGGGCGCGGTGGCCGTGGGGTTCCTGGTCGGCCGCATCGCTTCCCGCCGCTGAAGCCGTCCTGGGACGGCACACGAGAGAGGACACTCATGACGAACTATCCAGGGGCTTCAGGCAATGGCAACCCTTCGTCGCGGCCCTCGGGCACGGACGCGGGGTTCGGCCAGCGGGTGGACCAGATTGGCTCGGAGGCGCAGCAGCTCTGGAGTGATGCCAGGGGCGCGGTGGATGACCTGGGCCAGACGTTGGACCTGCGGGGCCGCGTGGAGCGCAACCCGTACGGGATGATCGCCGCCGCGCTGGGCGTGGGCTACGTGCTGGGCGGGGGGCTGTTCACGCCGCTGACGGCGCGCATGCTCCGGTTGGGCGTGCGCCTGGCCGCGCTGCCGTTCGTGAAGGACGAGCTGCTGGGCATGGCGGAGACGGCGTTCCAGGGTTATCAGGCGGGTCGCGGCGCGGTGAGCTCCGCGGTCTCGCGGGAGCCCGGTGCCGCGTCCGCGGATGCGTCCGTCGCGGGCACGCCCCGTCCCCCGTCCTACTAGGCTTCTCGTCGTTCCCTCGTCGTTTTATTTTCCTTTGGAGTCGCCATGAACCTGAACGCCCTGAAGAAGATGGACAAGGACGACCTGCTCAACCTCATCGGCCTGGAGAGCCGTCGCAGCGCGGCGGAGGATGTGCTGCCGGTGATCGGCGCCTTCGCGGCCGGCCTGCTGGTGGGCGCGGGCCTGGGGCTGCTGCTGGCCCCCAAGCCGGGCACCCAGCTGCGGGACGACCTGCGCCAGAAGCTGCAGACCGGCCAGGACTACCTGAACAACCAGCTGAACCGGGGCGAGAGCGCTCCGGCGCAGGGCACGCAGTCGCCCGTGTCGCGCACGGCGTGAGCCTGTCGGCCCGCGGCCTTGGCTGCGTGGACCGTGATTGACGTGAGGGCCCTCATCCGCGCAGGCGGGTGGGGGCCTTCGTCGTTTCGGGCGGGTCCTGTCACGGCTTCGCGCGCGTCCCGAGCGGCCGGGCCGACCCGAAGCGGGTGTAGAGTTGGCATCGTGAGTGACCTGGCAAAGGGTGATGGGGCGGTGGGACCGGAGGCGGCGCTGGCGCGGCTGCGCGCGCTGGAGACGCTCGAGTCCGGCTACGAAGCCTGGCTGGAGCTGAAGCTGGAGCACGCGGCCTCCGTCGCGCGGTTTCGCGAGGAGCGCGAGCGACTGACGCAACAAGGCTCGTTCCTCCTGGGCGCGGTGCGCGCCGCGGGGCTCGACGCGTCCGCCTCATCGGAGCCAGGGCTCGCGCCCACGTCCGCGGGGGACTTCCTGCGCGACGCGGAGGCGAAGCTCGCGAGCGCTCGCGAGGCGCTGTCCTCACGCGAAGCCGAGACCGAGGCGGGTTATGCGTCCGCCTTCGCGGAGATCCGCGCGACGCTGAAGGACCGGGCCTTGCGTCACCTGTCGGTCCATCGCCCGCGGCTGACGTTGCTGCTCCGTCGCGTGGGCGCGGAGCGCTCCATCCTCCACCTGGAGCGCGTCTCGGGCGACACGCCCGTGCTGCTGTGCATGCTCTTCTCCGGACGGATTCCGTCGCGGTACGGCTTCCTGCTCGATGACTCGACGGAGGACGTGGCGCTGCCACCCGCGCCGCTCTATCCCGAAGAGGGTGTGGCCCCCGGCGACGTGCGGCCCGACGCGGCCGCCCTGGTGGCGCGGATCCGCGCGGGCGAGGAGGTCCTCCCGCTCAAGGGGATGCTTCCGCTGTCCATCCCCCGGCCCGGTGGGGACGAGGACTTCTTCCGGCTCCTCCAGCGGGGCGCGGTGCTGGAGGTCGAGGTGGCGGACGGGGCGAGCTTCCGCAACGTCCTCTCGCGAGAGGAGTCGGAGCGCTTCGCGGGCCACCTCCTGCGCCTCAAGCTGTCGGGGCGCATCGAGCTGGACATCGAAGCGGGCTGAAGCGCCTTCAGTTTGTCCGGATGACGCCCACGTCGGCGGTGCCCGCGAGCAGGGCGCTGCCGATGAACAGGTTGTTGGACTCGGCGCCGCCCAGGCGCACGGCCTGGAAGATGACCAGGTACGTCTTGTTGGACTGCGGGAAGGCCGAGCCGGGAATCGTCACCTGGGCCTCGCGGTACGAGCCCGGCACCGCGACCAACTGGAGGAACTCCACCGGCGTGGTGGGCACGTTGGAGTAGGTGGGCTCGCCCTTCGAGCCGTCCGAGCTCAGGGGCACCACGGTGACGAAGCCCAGCGTGCGCTCCTTGCCACCGGAAACCGCCGCGCGCTCGAAGCTGAGCGCCGTGCCGGACGCATGGCGCACGAAGCCCTCGGGCGGATGGAAGCGGGTGATGGCCTCCTGCACGGGCGCGTCGTCCACCTGCCCCACGTAGCGCGTGCCGTTGCGCGCGGCGATGAACTGGTACGTCGCGCCCGAGGCGTACGTCAGCGCCGAGTCGCTCCCGCCCACGTTCGTGCGGCTGTAGCTGCCCGAGCCGTCCTCGTTCAGCACCGTCGCCTGCCCACCCTGGGGCTGGAGAGTCGCGGTGGCGCCCGTCACGCCCGAGGGCTGCGAGTTCTCACCGGAGCGGGTGCCGAAGAACACGAGCGCGGCCGTCTGGGCCGGAATCGCGATGACGTCCCCACCATCCGGGCCGAACGTCCCCCCGTCGAAGCCGGCGAGCGCGGAGGCGGACAGCTCCACCTCGGGCGTGGCCAGCAGGGTGCCCACCATGACGTGCTCGGCGGTGAGCTGGGCCCCCGTCTTCTCCAGGTCGCACGCCAGGGGAGCG from Myxococcus guangdongensis encodes:
- a CDS encoding helix-turn-helix domain-containing protein; this encodes MSDLGKRIGQRIRELRTQRPERWTQEELAERAQISVSFLSMIERGERVPHVETLAALANALGVSLGELFTGTEQTLAQTEDLLRPLSDFARARGLTARDVDRLLGVARVMFSGTIA
- a CDS encoding TetR/AcrR family transcriptional regulator codes for the protein MGQSKSAADNGNRESERRRTILRAAIDVFARKGYHGCRIADVAKEAGVAYGLVYHYFKNKDELLETVFDTGWSGFVTRVRAVVEGEGALAQKVRGVVDVAFEAYRVDPRAVKVLILEIARSPAGSRINRQTAFVDAIRLSSELFTRAKEAGELRADTDPLLSSALLFGAIEMGLTAFVTGLADARDTQALERAKAQIAETFLHGVLADASPGAESTAWKPEKSSEKSATKSKVPKRT
- a CDS encoding enoyl-CoA hydratase/isomerase family protein; translation: MEAGEVVGEVRYEVQGPQAHLTIDRPRARNALSPTVVKALMDGLDRADADPAVRVVVLTGAGEKVFCAGGDLGQMAGDGGFLSTHDGRRSYGKLLARFQEARKPTVARVNGHALAGGLGLVLACDLAVAVEGADFGTPEIDVGLFPMMMMALLQRHVGRKRALELVLTGDKLPAREALALGLINRVVPAAELDGAVAALAGKLAGKSQAVLALGRRAFFTAEDLPLPAALEFLASQLSLNVLADDAGEGVSAFLEKRPPKWNDR
- a CDS encoding M23 family metallopeptidase, with the protein product MAPHPARWFHSAPSHLLLALLALGAKAQASEPTPTSAALPSSASTTAQGQPLLSLQPGSARPGDPVIVTVRGMTGMPAGTLAGRPLRFFAWGDGFLAVTGLPVELTPGTAPVRVVGPGASAGAPLELMGTLDIVEPGYPSRELKVSGKYVAPPASVKARMAADRRAFATAFSQPFSAPHFAQNFAWPRQDRITAPFGDRRTFNGKLSSQHFGVDIDGDPGTPVMASNEGTVVMARDNYSAGKTVLVHHGGDLFTAYFHLSRIQVKQGDKLQQGQQLGLVGSTGRVTGPHLHWGVKVDGIWVDGESLLRLDFFPPALPAVASGETRLGTP
- a CDS encoding endonuclease/exonuclease/phosphatase family protein; this translates as MELTLVSYNIHSGIGTDGRFDLGRVGEVLREVGADIVALQEVGDFRARTSREDQPEHLADVLGMHMAFGPNVVRNGRRYGNAILTRLPILHSKNYDLSVGRREPRGALRCDLDMGGGQQLHVFSLHLGLRVSERRRQEALLLGSDILRDAVRKDPAVVCGDFNYWGNGAVPSLVRKAIHDAALELGTPARTYPTRWPMLRLDRIYVDSGVRPLRIFPHRTELSRVASDHLPLVLRFQAPILSESTSDSPPVQLIG
- a CDS encoding phage holin family protein, whose protein sequence is MHVGSEQTERGLTALVGRMADSFSRLVTQHLQLARLELEEDLKSASMNVAMIAAFVPFILVGYAFACAALAAVLFPWLGWAGAFGVVALLNLVAGGGGVAWALHKLKTRRMMDDTTDELSRSMAALTAPAPMSLGNSLQGGDGHLFKEPPHGR
- a CDS encoding DUF3618 domain-containing protein codes for the protein MGASNGHPKPTGPRTSAMLRQDIERTRAELATSVSALREEVAVAADWREWVRRHPYACVGAAFAVGMLLGSRR
- a CDS encoding YtxH domain-containing protein, coding for MNLNALKKMDKDDLLNLIGLESRRSAAEDVLPVIGAFAAGLLVGAGLGLLLAPKPGTQLRDDLRQKLQTGQDYLNNQLNRGESAPAQGTQSPVSRTA